The DNA sequence GCGCCACGGTGCGGCCGAGGCTGACTTGCCGCGCCTTGTAGACCACGCCCATGCCACCCCGGCCGAGAATTCCCAGCAGCTCGTAGTCGCCGAATCGGCCGGCCGTGATGCCAGCCGGTGGCGCCTCCGTGGCATCGGCAGGAATGTGATGCGGTGCGGCGTTCACGGCCTTTCTTGCGGGCTCCATGGCGCCGCGCAGCAGGCAGCGCGGACAGTGCCCGTGTATCAAGGGTTCATCCAGAATGGTTCCGCATCTCGGGCATGTGTGCTTGGCGCTCATGGATGATCTACGCCTCGCGAACTCGTCGCCTGCCTTGCTACTATACGGAAAAACCGACAAAACGTTACGGACTTACCCGAATGCGGCGAACAACTGGCAGATCTCATCCTCCACGTCGCCGGGGTCCTGGACGGTCCGGGCAATCTCACCCAGCAGAATCTGGCGATATCGGGTCCGCAGCCGGAACACGGCCGCTCGGGCGGCGTTTTCGGAGAGGCCGAGCTGGCCGGCGATCCGGGCGTAGGGCGCGGCCTCGTCGATATCCGAAAGATAGGCGTTCAAGACGTCGAACTGAGGCCCTTTCTCCGCGGCAATGTACTCCTGTTGCAGCCGGGCCAGGACCTCACTCAGCAGCGTGACCGCCCAGCGCCGCTCGTACGCCCGCTCGGGGGTCAGATCGTCGGCCGGCTCTCGAAGGTAGCGTTCCTCGGCCTGCACGGCATCCCATGAAAACGGCGTGCTCCCACCGCCGCGCTTGGTCGCACGGGCCTGGTCCCATTCGTCGTTTAGGAAGTGCTGGAGCGATGCGAGGAGAAACGTGCGAAAGCGGCCGCGCCGGGGATCGGCCAAGCCGAGGTACCTGCGCTCCAGGAAGCGGGCGAAGAACTCCTGAGTGAGGTCCTGGGCGTCCTCCCGGCGGTAGCCCCGCCGCCGAACGTAGGCATAAAGCGGATACCAGTACTTACGGCAGAGTTCGGCCAGCAGCCCCTGAGAACCGGCGGCATCTCCGAGCCCCGCCCCCAGCACCACGCTCCAATGCGTGCTGGGAAACGACGCGCCGGATGCCGAAGACGGCAGGCAGGATGAATCCGGGCGGTCCATGGCCTGAGTCCGTTGACGCTTT is a window from the Phycisphaerae bacterium genome containing:
- a CDS encoding sigma-70 family RNA polymerase sigma factor, with protein sequence MGAGLGDAAGSQGLLAELCRKYWYPLYAYVRRRGYRREDAQDLTQEFFARFLERRYLGLADPRRGRFRTFLLASLQHFLNDEWDQARATKRGGGSTPFSWDAVQAEERYLREPADDLTPERAYERRWAVTLLSEVLARLQQEYIAAEKGPQFDVLNAYLSDIDEAAPYARIAGQLGLSENAARAAVFRLRTRYRQILLGEIARTVQDPGDVEDEICQLFAAFG